In Methanosphaera sp., a single window of DNA contains:
- a CDS encoding flippase: protein MIEKVKLFFKTKEYRKILENIVSLTGLQFASYILPLLTLPYLTMVLGPDKFGLTQYAIALITYFQIITDYGFNLSATREAAIYREDEAKKSEIFSSVMSIKLLLCILTFIILMLIVVFIPKFNADLMVYILTFGMVIGYMLFPTWFFQAMEYMKYTSILNIIGKVIYTVAIFLFIHNQGDYLLVPIINSIGLIVVGIAGFYIAVRKFNIKLKIPSVKSIIYHLKEGWYVFISTVAINMYTTTNTFLLGLLTNNTLVGYYSIAEKIVLAANGLLNPISQALYPFVSRKTQDEEDEVNINFIRNLTKLMAIIGLILSAGIFIFAKPIILIIFGNAYANSVILLEILSALPFVVALSTVFGVQTMLTHNYKKAFSSITLLGGILNIVLAIILITFIQQLGVAISFVVTETFITVAMFIFLQTHGIKIISKNEKLN, encoded by the coding sequence ATGATTGAAAAAGTAAAGCTTTTCTTTAAAACAAAGGAATATCGTAAAATTCTTGAAAATATTGTATCATTAACAGGTCTTCAATTTGCAAGTTATATATTACCTCTTCTTACACTTCCATATCTTACAATGGTACTTGGACCTGATAAGTTTGGTCTTACTCAGTATGCTATTGCATTAATTACATATTTCCAGATTATTACAGATTATGGATTTAATTTATCTGCAACTCGTGAAGCTGCAATTTATCGTGAAGATGAGGCGAAGAAATCAGAGATATTTTCATCGGTTATGTCAATTAAGTTGCTGCTTTGTATTTTAACATTTATTATATTGATGTTAATTGTAGTGTTTATTCCAAAATTTAATGCTGATTTAATGGTGTATATTCTTACATTTGGTATGGTTATTGGATATATGCTATTTCCTACCTGGTTTTTCCAGGCAATGGAGTATATGAAATATACAAGTATCTTAAATATTATTGGAAAAGTCATATATACAGTTGCAATCTTCCTTTTCATACACAACCAAGGAGATTACTTGCTTGTTCCAATAATAAATTCTATTGGACTAATTGTTGTAGGTATTGCAGGATTTTATATTGCAGTGAGAAAATTCAATATAAAACTAAAAATTCCATCTGTTAAATCAATCATATATCACCTTAAAGAGGGTTGGTATGTATTTATTTCAACAGTTGCAATTAACATGTATACAACAACAAACACATTTCTGCTTGGTTTACTTACAAACAATACACTTGTAGGATACTATTCAATTGCCGAAAAAATAGTACTTGCAGCAAATGGACTGCTAAATCCTATATCACAGGCATTATATCCATTTGTAAGTCGTAAAACACAAGATGAGGAAGATGAAGTTAACATCAACTTTATACGAAACCTAACAAAGCTAATGGCAATAATAGGACTCATACTTTCTGCTGGAATATTCATATTTGCAAAGCCAATAATTCTAATAATATTTGGAAATGCTTATGCAAATTCAGTAATACTACTTGAAATACTATCTGCTCTTCCATTTGTTGTGGCACTTAGTACAGTATTTGGTGTTCAAACCATGCTTACACACAACTATAAAAAGGCATTTAGTTCAATAACACTTCTTGGAGGAATACTAAACATAGTTCTTGCTATTATATTAATAACATTCATACAACAACTTGGTGTTGCAATAAGCTTTGTTGTAACTGAAACATTCATTACAGTTGCAATGTTTATATTCCTACAAACACATGGAATTAAGATAATATCAAAAAATGAAAAATTAAATTAA
- a CDS encoding flippase has protein sequence MNAIRRVVKNIGSLFLSRMIGYVLAFVYTLYSARYLGTADFGLISFATAITGLFSIFTDLGLSTLTIREVARDKSQTAKYMGNHGSIKLILSILTMLMLVVYVNFGFNEITKYVVYIIGLSVITDAFGGTFTSIFGAYEQMEYQSLAEIINSVVMCIGVLICVFTNQGVIGVAMVYLISSAVVLVYNFILCSRNYGVIHFQFDFKFWKYLIKTAFPLAITSIFALISFKMNTIMLNYLTTSSVVGEYTAAFNLMQALIFIPTVYSTAILPLFSKLFIDRQDMLAYSYKKSLKYLSLLSIPIAMGTTLLADKIVLFMYGASYANTIPILRLIIWALPAIFLSYVLGTSITSINKQHETLRATFLCLILSLVGNYIFINLFSGEGAAFVTILNEVSMVIFYIYIMHKYGYSVPVKTVLIKPFVASVVMAIVISILNLELFSSIFIGATVYTIMILLLKTIDEDDIKIVGQILPERIVKYLEKIV, from the coding sequence TTGAATGCTATAAGACGCGTAGTTAAAAATATAGGTTCACTATTTCTATCACGTATGATAGGATATGTTCTTGCATTTGTCTACACCCTATATTCAGCACGTTACCTTGGAACTGCAGATTTTGGATTAATTTCATTTGCAACAGCAATAACAGGATTATTTTCAATATTTACAGATCTTGGTCTTTCAACACTCACAATACGTGAAGTTGCACGTGATAAGTCGCAAACTGCAAAGTATATGGGAAATCATGGATCTATAAAGTTGATACTTTCAATACTTACAATGCTAATGCTTGTAGTTTATGTTAACTTTGGATTTAATGAAATAACCAAGTATGTTGTATATATTATTGGACTTTCTGTAATAACAGATGCATTTGGTGGAACATTTACATCAATATTTGGTGCATATGAACAGATGGAATATCAATCCCTTGCTGAGATAATAAATTCAGTTGTAATGTGTATTGGAGTTCTTATCTGTGTATTTACAAATCAAGGCGTTATTGGAGTTGCAATGGTATATCTTATTTCAAGTGCTGTTGTATTAGTTTATAACTTCATATTATGTTCTAGAAACTATGGAGTTATACACTTCCAATTTGACTTTAAATTCTGGAAATACCTCATAAAAACAGCATTTCCACTTGCAATAACAAGTATATTTGCACTTATTTCATTTAAGATGAATACAATAATGCTTAATTATCTTACAACAAGCTCTGTTGTAGGTGAATATACAGCAGCATTTAATCTTATGCAAGCTTTAATATTTATTCCAACAGTATATTCAACGGCAATACTTCCATTGTTTTCAAAGTTATTTATTGACAGACAAGACATGCTTGCATATTCATATAAAAAGTCACTTAAGTATTTATCACTTCTAAGTATTCCAATTGCTATGGGAACAACACTACTTGCTGATAAAATTGTACTTTTCATGTATGGTGCAAGTTATGCTAATACAATACCAATTCTTAGACTTATCATATGGGCACTTCCTGCCATATTTTTAAGTTATGTTCTAGGTACAAGTATTACATCAATTAATAAACAGCATGAAACACTAAGAGCTACATTTTTATGTCTTATTCTTAGTTTAGTTGGAAATTACATATTTATCAACCTATTTTCAGGTGAAGGTGCAGCATTTGTTACAATACTAAATGAGGTAAGTATGGTTATATTCTACATCTATATCATGCATAAGTATGGATATAGTGTACCTGTTAAAACAGTTCTTATTAAGCCATTTGTTGCAAGTGTTGTAATGGCAATTGTAATATCAATACTTAACTTAGAATTATTTAGCAGCATATTCATAGGAGCTACAGTATATACAATCATGATACTGCTTCTTAAAACAATAGATGAAGATGACATAAAAATAGTTGGTCAGATATTACCTGAAAGAATTGTTAAATATCTTGAAAAAATAGTTTAA
- a CDS encoding ArsR family transcriptional regulator gives MIPINIYDNTKIKIYSTADGIKIVNSPIKIQILNMLDEKISEAEIVKRTGKSKSTISVHLKNLVDEGILSYKSHPLDRRSKLFYIYADYVGEVYPGQIIYSLPEVQEDIIDPHGLFTEVHRQCKGLLLHHGLELSPLETKAGERIGRDLYKKLEFDGFEGFLDALRKYFAELEIGELTITHTDNTVLKLKGCHTKFDIEYNISTCCITTGMIKGVFSEYYQCDVSVEEVECVSKYDDCCTFIVEKEKKN, from the coding sequence ATGATTCCTATAAACATCTATGACAATACTAAAATTAAAATATATTCAACAGCAGATGGAATTAAGATTGTAAATAGTCCTATTAAAATACAAATTCTTAACATGCTTGATGAAAAAATCAGTGAAGCTGAAATTGTAAAAAGAACAGGGAAATCTAAATCAACAATATCTGTACATCTTAAAAATCTTGTTGATGAAGGAATATTAAGTTATAAATCACATCCTCTAGATAGACGTAGTAAATTATTCTACATCTATGCAGACTATGTGGGAGAAGTATATCCTGGACAGATAATCTATTCATTACCAGAAGTACAGGAAGATATAATAGATCCTCATGGATTATTTACAGAAGTACACAGACAATGTAAAGGACTTCTATTACATCATGGACTTGAACTTTCACCACTTGAAACAAAAGCTGGTGAAAGAATTGGAAGAGATCTATATAAAAAACTAGAATTTGATGGTTTTGAAGGATTCCTTGATGCTCTTAGAAAATATTTTGCAGAACTAGAAATTGGTGAATTAACAATTACACATACAGATAACACAGTTTTAAAACTTAAAGGATGTCATACAAAATTTGATATTGAATATAACATTTCAACATGTTGTATTACAACAGGAATGATAAAAGGAGTATTTTCTGAATACTACCAGTGTGATGTTTCAGTTGAAGAAGTTGAATGTGTATCAAAATATGATGATTGTTGTACATTCATTGTAGAAAAAGAAAAAAAGAATTAA
- a CDS encoding LicD family protein: MVFILSTVYRMLPEFIKNRSFFVNMVQRFNNKRVDKEIESHQMLIDLIFANCDIKATGVMRQIQLLSVELLRLFDKICQKHNIQYWLDYGTLLGAIRHGGFIPWDDDVDIGMLRKDYEKFCEVFPEEINNIEGLSDKVIIQRLKQPHTKDDEITPLDTFNDNTHILFFQCAYKKPFAHFDVFPRDYIEDCGITEKRNKKQMKLQVELRKNIKKGIWSFDEGLKIQNEKMHFTDEKTEYLSDAIDGLHNNIENRLYKTEYVFPLKEVQFEDYTFYMPNNADKYLELIYGPEYMHLPRTALDHNTTGFIKGQYDNIKEDIDAGFDAEIKFLKDINENFK, from the coding sequence TTGGTATTTATTTTATCAACAGTATATAGAATGCTTCCAGAATTTATTAAAAATCGGAGCTTTTTTGTTAATATGGTGCAGAGATTTAATAATAAGCGTGTAGATAAGGAAATTGAGTCACATCAAATGTTAATTGACCTGATATTTGCAAATTGTGACATTAAAGCAACAGGTGTGATGCGACAGATACAACTTTTATCAGTAGAACTTCTAAGATTATTTGATAAAATCTGTCAAAAACATAACATACAATATTGGCTAGATTATGGTACACTTCTTGGTGCTATACGTCATGGAGGATTTATTCCATGGGATGATGATGTTGATATTGGAATGCTACGTAAAGACTATGAAAAGTTCTGTGAAGTATTTCCAGAAGAAATTAATAATATAGAAGGATTATCTGATAAAGTTATTATTCAAAGATTAAAACAGCCACATACAAAAGATGATGAAATAACACCTCTTGATACATTTAATGACAACACACACATACTATTTTTCCAGTGTGCATATAAAAAGCCATTTGCCCATTTTGATGTATTTCCAAGAGATTATATAGAAGATTGTGGTATTACAGAAAAAAGAAATAAAAAACAGATGAAGCTTCAAGTTGAACTTAGAAAAAATATTAAAAAAGGTATTTGGAGCTTTGATGAGGGACTTAAAATTCAAAATGAAAAGATGCATTTTACAGATGAAAAAACAGAGTACCTATCTGATGCCATAGATGGTCTTCATAACAACATTGAAAACAGGTTATATAAAACAGAGTATGTATTTCCACTAAAAGAGGTGCAATTTGAGGATTATACATTTTATATGCCAAATAATGCAGATAAGTATCTTGAATTAATTTATGGACCTGAATATATGCATCTTCCACGTACAGCACTTGATCATAATACAACAGGATTTATTAAAGGTCAGTATGATAATATAAAAGAAGATATTGATGCTGGATTTGATGCTGAAATTAAGTTCTTAAAAGATATTAATGAAAATTTCAAATAA
- a CDS encoding class I SAM-dependent methyltransferase — protein sequence MNDKAYWKKYYEENPNPTEPSSFAKFIEGFIEPEKSLIELGCGNGRDSVFFAQNHLHVTAIDQVQQEMDYLNSHYSEYNLDFKAEDFTNLATDQKYDYVYSRFTLHSINEDAEGRVLKWVSNQLNCDGYFFLEVRSINDPMFNNGEKISETENITTHYRRYLDYSKTIEKLENIGLKVIYKIESQGLSVYKDDDPMLIRIVAQKTEN from the coding sequence ATGAATGATAAAGCTTATTGGAAAAAATATTACGAAGAAAATCCAAATCCTACAGAGCCATCATCATTTGCAAAATTCATAGAAGGATTTATAGAACCTGAAAAATCACTCATTGAATTAGGATGTGGAAATGGCCGAGATAGTGTTTTCTTTGCACAAAACCATTTACATGTAACAGCAATAGATCAAGTACAACAAGAAATGGACTATCTTAACAGTCACTACTCAGAATATAACCTTGACTTTAAAGCTGAAGACTTTACAAACTTAGCAACAGATCAAAAATATGATTATGTCTATTCACGTTTCACACTTCATTCAATAAATGAAGATGCAGAAGGACGTGTACTTAAATGGGTCTCAAATCAACTTAATTGTGATGGATACTTCTTTTTAGAGGTAAGGAGTATAAATGATCCAATGTTTAATAATGGAGAAAAAATCAGTGAAACAGAAAATATAACAACACACTACAGACGATATCTAGACTATAGCAAAACAATAGAAAAACTTGAAAATATTGGACTTAAAGTAATCTATAAGATAGAATCACAGGGATTATCAGTGTATAAAGATGATGATCCAATGCTAATTCGTATAGTAGCACAAAAAACTGAAAACTAG
- a CDS encoding NAD-dependent epimerase/dehydratase family protein, whose product MKDIANEYEGETILITGGAGCVGSNLTRRLVQCNPEKIIILDDLSSSYKWNIPKDDCIQFIEGDICDDQVLKWTFKEKPSYVFHLAAHFANQNSVDKPEKDLKVNGLGILKVLEYAHLSDNVKRFVYSSSGCGVYGLDSTMPFKEDDISISLHTPYQVTKLLGELYTYYFHNLYDLPIVNARFFNVFGPGEVPGKYRNVIPNFMYWAMNNQALPITGNGSETRDWTYVDDIINGLLAMGIKEDAIGESINLGSGRDHQVIDMANKVNEVCGNDAGIEYKERRDWDAKNKLLSSIDKAKKILGYKPQHDFYEGIENTHQWFVDNWENIQKSAEF is encoded by the coding sequence ATGAAAGATATTGCTAATGAATATGAAGGCGAAACTATCCTTATTACTGGTGGTGCTGGTTGTGTTGGAAGTAATCTTACACGAAGACTTGTTCAATGTAACCCTGAAAAAATAATAATACTTGATGATTTATCATCCTCATATAAATGGAACATACCAAAAGATGATTGTATCCAGTTTATTGAAGGTGACATCTGTGATGATCAAGTACTTAAATGGACTTTCAAGGAAAAACCATCGTATGTATTCCACTTAGCAGCTCATTTTGCAAATCAGAACTCTGTAGATAAGCCTGAAAAAGACTTAAAAGTAAATGGTCTTGGAATTCTTAAAGTTCTTGAATATGCACATCTTTCAGATAATGTTAAAAGATTTGTTTATTCAAGTAGTGGATGTGGAGTTTATGGACTTGACTCAACTATGCCATTTAAAGAAGATGATATTAGTATAAGCTTACATACACCATATCAGGTAACAAAACTTCTCGGTGAATTATATACATACTACTTCCATAACTTATATGATTTACCAATTGTAAATGCTAGATTTTTCAATGTATTTGGACCTGGTGAAGTTCCTGGAAAATATAGAAATGTAATTCCAAACTTCATGTACTGGGCTATGAATAACCAGGCACTTCCAATTACTGGAAATGGATCAGAAACTCGTGATTGGACCTATGTTGATGATATTATAAATGGTCTTCTTGCTATGGGTATTAAAGAAGATGCTATTGGTGAATCAATAAATCTTGGATCAGGTCGTGACCATCAAGTTATTGACATGGCAAATAAAGTAAATGAAGTATGTGGAAACGATGCAGGTATCGAATATAAAGAACGCAGAGACTGGGATGCTAAAAATAAACTTTTATCATCAATTGATAAAGCTAAAAAAATCCTAGGATATAAACCACAACACGACTTCTATGAAGGTATTGAAAATACTCATCAATGGTTTGTTGACAACTGGGAAAATATACAAAAAAGTGCAGAATTCTAG
- a CDS encoding glycosyltransferase, with the protein MKILVVQESDWIKRNPHQQHHLMELLGLRGHEIRVIDYEVDWKIDKKPSDPIKSPRQVFEGYKKVYNTSNVTVIRPPLIKLPILNYLSIIHYHRKEIKRQIREFQPEIIVGFGIINANIASKLAKKANIPFVYYFIDVLHELIPEKHFRELGKNITKNTLKNSSYVLTINRKLSETAAEMGANPHKMSIIGAGINLKHFDYKKHGGYKIRNHFRIKNDDIVLFFMGFLYNFAGLKELAVELGKNKDKYPNIKLLIVGDGDALEALKLIQKKYDMKDQLILTGRQKYSIIPDLIGASDVCILPAYQDEIIMQNIVPIKLYEYMAMKKPVIATKLPGIHAEFGDRNGIIYINKPEEVLDVVTKTSLRNKREIVKVGAAGLSFVENNDWRKLTIEFESILEGLILDILLKDI; encoded by the coding sequence ATGAAGATATTAGTTGTACAAGAATCTGACTGGATAAAAAGAAATCCACATCAACAACATCACCTCATGGAATTACTTGGTCTTCGTGGTCATGAAATCCGTGTTATAGACTATGAAGTTGACTGGAAGATTGATAAAAAACCATCAGATCCAATAAAAAGTCCAAGACAGGTCTTTGAAGGTTATAAAAAGGTATATAATACAAGTAATGTTACAGTAATTAGACCACCTCTTATTAAACTTCCAATACTTAACTACCTGTCCATCATACACTATCATAGAAAGGAAATAAAAAGACAAATTAGGGAATTTCAGCCAGAGATAATAGTAGGATTTGGAATTATAAATGCAAATATTGCATCAAAACTTGCAAAAAAGGCAAATATTCCATTTGTATACTACTTTATTGATGTGCTTCACGAGTTAATTCCAGAGAAACATTTCCGTGAACTTGGAAAAAATATTACAAAAAACACACTTAAAAATTCATCATATGTACTTACAATAAATCGTAAACTCAGTGAAACAGCAGCAGAGATGGGTGCAAATCCACATAAGATGAGTATTATTGGTGCTGGAATTAATCTTAAACACTTTGACTATAAAAAGCATGGTGGATATAAGATACGTAATCATTTCAGAATTAAAAATGATGATATAGTATTGTTTTTCATGGGATTTCTATACAACTTTGCAGGACTTAAAGAGCTTGCAGTTGAACTTGGAAAAAATAAGGATAAATACCCAAATATTAAGCTGTTAATTGTTGGTGATGGAGATGCTCTTGAAGCATTAAAGCTTATCCAGAAAAAGTATGATATGAAAGATCAGCTTATACTTACAGGAAGACAGAAGTATTCAATAATTCCAGATCTTATAGGTGCAAGTGATGTATGTATACTTCCTGCATATCAGGATGAAATTATTATGCAAAATATTGTGCCAATTAAGTTATATGAGTACATGGCAATGAAGAAACCTGTTATTGCAACAAAACTTCCAGGAATACATGCTGAATTTGGGGATAGAAATGGTATTATCTACATTAACAAGCCTGAGGAAGTTCTTGATGTTGTAACAAAAACATCACTTAGAAATAAGCGTGAAATTGTAAAAGTTGGAGCTGCAGGACTTAGCTTTGTTGAAAATAATGATTGGAGAAAACTTACAATTGAATTTGAAAGTATTCTTGAAGGATTAATACTTGATATTTTACTTAAAGATATCTAG
- a CDS encoding glycosyltransferase, protein MNILEVIPYFTFARGGDVAVCYNLTRQFTDKGHDVTILTTNFEYNKEDTDTIDNLQMVNVDYKFNFALFIYSPQMKKWLDENIKNFDIIHMHELRSYQNIVVMEYAKKYNIPYIIQPHASTPTNVGQSLFKKLFDVFFGNKLMQNASHIIAVSDYEAKYDKLMTNAPVEVVYNGMNVDEFENIDSYDTFLEGIPYILYFGRLDSLKGINYIIEAFAQLPDEFREYKLVIAGKISDYKKTLDEIITKYDIKDRVIFTGFVDEADKNAIYRDAKLFVNPVKYMGGVALTVFESILAGTPVVVTRQSGEVIEKIDAGIIVEYADIEQLKDAIITSLTDTKLTQRQLENGQNYIKNNLQWCDVADHILEIYEKYIKKGE, encoded by the coding sequence ATGAATATCTTAGAAGTTATACCATATTTTACATTTGCACGTGGTGGAGATGTAGCTGTATGCTACAACTTAACTCGTCAATTTACAGATAAAGGACATGATGTAACAATTCTTACAACTAATTTTGAATACAACAAGGAAGATACTGACACTATAGATAATCTTCAAATGGTTAATGTTGACTATAAATTTAATTTTGCACTCTTCATCTATTCACCACAAATGAAGAAATGGCTTGATGAAAATATAAAGAATTTTGACATTATCCACATGCATGAGCTCAGATCATACCAGAACATCGTTGTTATGGAGTATGCAAAAAAATATAATATTCCATATATTATACAACCCCATGCATCAACACCAACAAATGTTGGACAAAGCCTATTTAAGAAACTTTTTGATGTCTTCTTTGGAAATAAATTAATGCAAAATGCATCACATATCATTGCAGTATCAGATTATGAGGCAAAATATGATAAACTCATGACAAATGCACCAGTTGAAGTTGTATATAATGGTATGAACGTTGATGAATTTGAAAATATAGATTCATACGACACATTTCTTGAAGGAATACCTTACATCCTCTATTTTGGACGTCTTGACAGTCTTAAAGGAATTAATTATATTATTGAAGCATTTGCACAATTGCCTGATGAATTTAGGGAATATAAGCTTGTAATTGCAGGTAAGATATCTGATTATAAAAAGACACTTGATGAAATAATTACTAAATACGACATTAAAGATCGTGTAATTTTCACAGGATTTGTAGATGAGGCTGATAAAAATGCAATATATCGTGATGCTAAGCTTTTTGTAAATCCTGTAAAGTACATGGGAGGAGTAGCACTTACTGTATTTGAATCAATACTTGCAGGCACACCTGTGGTTGTTACACGCCAATCTGGTGAGGTAATTGAAAAAATTGATGCAGGAATTATTGTTGAATATGCAGATATAGAACAATTAAAAGATGCAATAATTACATCACTAACAGATACTAAACTTACACAAAGACAGCTTGAAAATGGTCAAAACTACATTAAAAATAATCTCCAGTGGTGTGATGTTGCAGACCACATACTTGAAATCTATGAAAAATACATAAAAAAAGGTGAATAA
- a CDS encoding glycosyltransferase, with protein sequence MKILLICHEIPSMSVGATLPFYHMIRNISKMYDMHLVCFNSGKYQVDPLKEHLEGYDMIDIVEYETFMDQFKYTLSNMLSFNNLKKRSFFNYYYNKQMAKTIDGLIDENDFDMIITDMPMAFYVKNTKIPKIIYAFDAVGEYNHEMYKKADTLTSKLYWYLNYLKIHNYEKAYNKFNCCIVVNEKDKINLQKHIKTPIEVVANGVDVNFFKQKTSKKTRKLVFTGDMSTPPNNDAIRYFMDEIYPLIQKEVTVPLEIVGRNPTDYIKSLTSDNVNVTGSVSDVRDYLTPGSVFITPMVSGTGIKNKILEAMSMNLSCICTKTAISGIRAVDGHDYLLADSPEEFKDAVIRLLSDDNLNHNIAENARVFVKNNYSWNIATNKLVNIIEKYKT encoded by the coding sequence ATGAAAATTCTTCTAATATGTCATGAAATTCCATCAATGAGTGTGGGTGCAACACTACCATTTTATCATATGATAAGAAATATTTCAAAAATGTATGATATGCACCTGGTATGTTTTAACTCTGGAAAATACCAGGTTGACCCACTTAAGGAGCACCTAGAAGGCTATGATATGATTGATATAGTGGAGTATGAAACATTTATGGATCAATTTAAATACACACTATCTAATATGCTTTCATTTAATAATCTTAAAAAACGCAGCTTCTTTAACTACTACTACAACAAGCAGATGGCAAAGACAATTGATGGTTTAATTGATGAAAATGATTTTGACATGATTATAACAGATATGCCAATGGCATTTTATGTTAAAAACACTAAAATTCCAAAGATTATATATGCATTTGATGCAGTGGGAGAATATAATCATGAAATGTATAAAAAAGCAGACACTTTAACATCAAAGCTTTACTGGTATCTTAACTATCTTAAAATTCACAACTATGAAAAAGCTTATAATAAATTTAATTGTTGTATTGTTGTAAATGAAAAAGATAAAATAAATCTACAAAAGCATATTAAAACACCAATTGAGGTTGTGGCAAATGGTGTTGATGTTAACTTCTTTAAACAAAAAACAAGTAAAAAAACACGTAAACTCGTCTTTACAGGTGATATGAGCACACCTCCAAATAATGATGCAATCAGGTATTTTATGGATGAAATCTATCCACTAATACAAAAAGAAGTTACAGTTCCTCTTGAAATTGTAGGACGAAATCCAACAGATTATATTAAATCTCTCACATCAGATAATGTAAATGTTACAGGATCAGTAAGTGATGTGCGTGACTACTTAACTCCTGGATCTGTATTTATAACTCCAATGGTTTCAGGAACAGGTATTAAAAATAAGATTCTTGAAGCTATGAGTATGAATCTTAGCTGTATATGTACAAAAACAGCAATTAGTGGAATTAGGGCAGTTGATGGACATGACTATCTGCTTGCTGATAGTCCAGAGGAGTTTAAAGATGCAGTTATCAGGCTACTTTCTGATGATAATCTTAATCATAATATAGCTGAAAATGCACGTGTATTTGTTAAAAATAATTACTCATGGAATATTGCAACAAATAAGCTTGTTAATATAATTGAAAAATATAAAACCTAG
- a CDS encoding glycosyltransferase family 2 protein: MKVSFVIPALNEEGIVGKTIRSIPVKQIEDEGYDVEIIVVNNNSTDNTENEAREAGATVYLEMKRGYGNAYKRGFKEATGDIIIMGDADGTYPLEQSLDFINKIVDEKCDFVIGSRFDGEIEDGAMPALHQYIGNPMLTKMLNILFKCDYSDTHCGMRAFTKDAKDKMNLTADGMEFAIEMVIEAAQKDLKICEIPIVYHKRGGGEAKLSSFSDGWRHIKYMLQRKFF, from the coding sequence ATGAAAGTATCATTTGTTATACCAGCATTAAATGAGGAAGGAATTGTTGGAAAAACCATTAGAAGCATACCTGTTAAGCAAATTGAAGATGAAGGATATGATGTTGAAATTATTGTTGTAAATAACAATTCAACAGATAATACAGAAAATGAGGCACGTGAAGCTGGAGCAACAGTATATCTTGAAATGAAACGTGGATATGGTAATGCATATAAGAGAGGATTTAAGGAAGCAACAGGTGACATTATCATAATGGGTGATGCTGATGGAACCTATCCACTAGAACAGTCACTTGACTTTATTAATAAGATTGTAGATGAGAAATGTGACTTTGTAATAGGATCAAGATTTGATGGAGAAATTGAAGATGGAGCAATGCCAGCACTTCACCAATACATAGGAAATCCAATGCTTACAAAGATGCTTAACATACTCTTTAAGTGTGATTATTCAGATACACACTGTGGAATGCGTGCATTTACAAAAGATGCAAAAGATAAGATGAACCTAACAGCAGATGGTATGGAATTTGCTATTGAAATGGTAATAGAAGCAGCACAGAAAGATCTTAAAATCTGTGAAATTCCAATAGTATACCATAAACGTGGTGGTGGAGAAGCAAAACTCAGTTCATTTAGTGATGGATGGAGACATATAAAATACATGCTACAACGTAAATTCTTCTAA